In Romboutsia lituseburensis, a genomic segment contains:
- a CDS encoding calcium/sodium antiporter: MAFVLLIIGFIFLIKGADIFVEGAASIARKFNVPAMVIGLTIVAMGTSAPEAAVSITSSLAGQNDMSVANVVGSNFFNILMVLGVSSVIAKLPVEKNTIKKDAPFLILVSAMLLLFGVNLNISRIEGILFLAVFAYFLIYTVKSAKTASSKEYIVEGETAVAVETSVAEEISMPKTIIISLIGIVGIVVGGDMVVNSATTIATSFGMSANLVGLTIVAIGTSLPEFVTSIVAIKKGETEIAIGNVIGSNLFNILLVLGLATTINPITISALALIDIIFMVFITILLYLFMKKDNSLVKKHGFVLIALYFAYMTYTIMR, from the coding sequence ATGGCATTTGTTTTATTAATAATTGGTTTTATTTTTCTTATAAAGGGTGCAGATATATTTGTTGAGGGTGCTGCATCTATTGCAAGAAAATTTAACGTTCCAGCTATGGTTATAGGTCTTACAATAGTAGCTATGGGGACTAGTGCTCCTGAAGCTGCAGTAAGTATTACATCTTCTTTAGCTGGACAAAATGATATGAGCGTTGCTAATGTTGTTGGCTCTAACTTTTTCAATATACTTATGGTTTTAGGAGTTTCATCTGTAATAGCTAAACTACCAGTTGAAAAAAATACTATTAAAAAAGATGCTCCTTTTTTAATACTTGTAAGTGCGATGTTACTATTATTTGGAGTTAATTTAAATATAAGTAGAATAGAAGGTATTTTATTCTTAGCTGTATTTGCTTACTTCTTAATATATACAGTTAAATCAGCTAAAACAGCAAGTTCTAAGGAATATATAGTTGAAGGTGAGACAGCTGTTGCAGTTGAGACTTCTGTTGCTGAAGAAATATCAATGCCTAAGACTATTATAATTAGTTTAATAGGTATAGTAGGTATAGTTGTAGGTGGAGATATGGTTGTTAACTCTGCAACTACTATTGCTACATCATTCGGTATGAGCGCTAACTTAGTTGGTTTAACGATAGTAGCTATAGGTACTTCTTTACCAGAATTCGTTACTTCTATTGTTGCAATTAAAAAAGGGGAAACCGAAATAGCTATAGGAAATGTTATCGGATCTAACCTTTTCAACATATTACTAGTCCTAGGTTTAGCCACTACTATAAATCCTATAACTATAAGTGCATTAGCTCTTATTGATATAATCTTTATGGTATTTATAACTATTCTTTTATATCTATTTATGAAAAAGGACAATTCTTTAGTAAAAAAACATGGATTTGTATTAATCGCATTGTACTTTGCATATATGACATACACTATAATGAGATAA
- a CDS encoding TDT family transporter, translated as MTISNKENLKQKLENIPIAIVAISLGFMSISTALVDFNISWVRHFAVLFAIICIVLIMLKYIVYPKKVLEEIKHPILGSIYPTISMTLMVISVYMIQFNKLLGQGLWIFGLILHILISMLFFIERFKGFKIIDLIPSWFIPTVGIGIAAVTSKPMQLLIISKLVFYYSLFMFIVVGILMLYRLTFMGKLEGPKRPTLMIIAAPASICLAGYIAISGTPNKMFLNVLAMLAYITTFVGYILIPKLIKVKQLPALAPLTFPLAIGVIASQRYLKYLGKVESSMQGLARIILYVQLIIAIAVIGYVVFRTIQFLINTFKSKKELITQVN; from the coding sequence ATGACTATATCAAATAAAGAAAACCTGAAACAAAAATTAGAAAATATACCAATAGCTATAGTAGCTATATCACTTGGATTTATGAGTATATCAACTGCACTTGTCGATTTTAATATTTCATGGGTTAGACATTTTGCAGTATTATTTGCAATTATATGTATAGTACTTATAATGTTAAAATATATAGTATATCCTAAAAAAGTTTTAGAAGAAATCAAGCATCCTATCTTAGGAAGTATTTATCCAACTATTTCTATGACATTAATGGTTATATCCGTTTATATGATTCAATTTAATAAATTGTTAGGTCAAGGGTTATGGATATTTGGACTTATATTACATATTTTAATTTCTATGTTATTTTTTATAGAAAGATTTAAAGGTTTTAAAATAATAGATTTAATTCCAAGTTGGTTTATCCCAACCGTTGGAATAGGAATTGCAGCTGTCACTAGCAAACCGATGCAATTGCTTATAATCTCTAAATTAGTATTTTATTATTCATTGTTTATGTTTATAGTTGTTGGCATATTAATGCTTTATAGATTAACTTTTATGGGAAAATTAGAAGGCCCTAAAAGACCAACCTTAATGATAATTGCAGCACCAGCTAGCATATGTTTAGCAGGATATATAGCAATATCTGGTACACCAAATAAAATGTTTCTAAATGTTTTAGCCATGTTAGCATATATAACAACATTCGTAGGATATATATTAATTCCTAAATTAATAAAAGTAAAACAACTACCTGCACTAGCACCACTAACATTCCCTTTAGCTATAGGTGTTATAGCTAGCCAAAGATATTTAAAATATCTAGGAAAAGTAGAATCTTCAATGCAAGGTTTGGCTAGAATTATTTTATATGTTCAATTAATTATTGCTATAGCAGTTATTGGATATGTAGTGTTTAGAACAATACAATTTTTAATAAATACTTTCAAATCTAAAAAAGAATTAATTACTCAAGTTAATTAA
- the gcvPA gene encoding aminomethyl-transferring glycine dehydrogenase subunit GcvPA encodes MSESVCMVELKRTSLYEKHKEMGAKFLEFGGWDMPLEYEGMIKEHEAVRKSAGIFDVSHMGEVIIEGNESEKFIQNLVTNNIENMKDEEIIYTLMCYENGGVVDDLLVYKFNNEKFLLVINAGNIEKDFDWMIKNKENYDIDIKNISKEISQLAIQGPKAQEILQNIADINLDKIKFFNFKSEINILGMKCIVSRTGYTGEDGFEIYCKNEDVNKIWSELLNIGKGNLKPIGLGARDTLRFEACLPLYGNEINENISPLEAGLSFFVKLNKNKFIGKKSLESQKESSVKRKLIGFEVLGKGIARHGYDVLANNEVIGYVTTGYSSPTLNKVIGLALIDSKYSQLDNEIEIAIRKKRVKATIIKTPFYKKQYKNIEKYNLNKDDNKIQNDNQINQFSYIPTTSEDKKIMLASIGLSSVDELFLDIPSELRLNRSLNLESAKSEIEVSKCINKLANKNKNLNNLTCFLGAGAYDHYIPSIINHITSRSEFYTAYTPYQAEISQGTLQVIFEFQSMIAELTKMEIANASMYDGATAAVEACLMAVGQTKRKKIIVPKTVNPECRKVLQTYMQFNKCEIVEVDFCNEYGITDINKLRENVNKDTACVLIQNPNFFGIIEEMEQIEEIVHKNKALLIMSVDPISLGILKSPGEIGADIVVGEAQSLGNPLNFGGPYVGFMATKSKYTRKMPGRIVGETIDSDGNRAYVLTLQTREQHVRREKATSNICSNQALNALTASIYMAVMGKEGFKEVSSQCIKKSHYAYNQLISSEKFKPVFKGKFFKEFLLKSVDNIDEVNDKLLENNILGGYNVENEYSDLKNTTLLCVTEKRTKQEIDKLVEVMEGM; translated from the coding sequence ATGAGTGAGTCAGTATGTATGGTAGAATTAAAAAGAACTAGTTTATATGAAAAACATAAAGAAATGGGTGCTAAGTTTTTAGAATTTGGAGGCTGGGATATGCCTCTTGAATATGAAGGTATGATTAAGGAACATGAAGCTGTAAGAAAGAGTGCTGGAATATTTGATGTTTCTCATATGGGAGAAGTAATTATAGAAGGAAATGAAAGTGAAAAGTTTATACAAAACTTAGTAACAAATAATATAGAAAATATGAAAGACGAAGAAATTATTTATACACTAATGTGTTATGAAAATGGTGGAGTTGTAGATGACTTATTAGTATATAAATTTAATAATGAGAAGTTTTTATTAGTTATAAATGCAGGAAATATAGAAAAAGACTTTGATTGGATGATAAAAAATAAAGAAAATTATGATATAGATATAAAAAATATATCAAAAGAAATATCTCAATTAGCAATACAAGGACCAAAAGCTCAAGAAATACTTCAAAATATTGCAGATATAAATTTAGATAAAATTAAGTTTTTTAATTTTAAATCAGAGATAAATATTTTAGGCATGAAATGCATTGTATCTAGAACTGGATATACAGGCGAAGATGGATTTGAAATTTATTGTAAAAATGAAGATGTAAATAAAATATGGAGTGAATTATTAAATATAGGTAAAGGGAACTTAAAACCAATAGGCCTTGGAGCTAGAGATACTCTAAGATTTGAAGCATGTCTACCTCTATATGGAAATGAAATAAATGAAAATATATCTCCTTTAGAAGCGGGACTTTCATTCTTTGTAAAATTAAATAAAAATAAATTCATAGGTAAAAAAAGCTTAGAGTCACAAAAAGAAAGTTCAGTTAAAAGAAAATTAATAGGATTTGAAGTTTTAGGAAAAGGAATAGCTAGACATGGATATGATGTACTAGCAAATAATGAGGTAATAGGATATGTAACAACAGGATATTCTTCACCTACTTTAAATAAAGTTATAGGTCTTGCACTTATAGACTCAAAATATTCACAATTAGATAATGAAATAGAAATAGCAATAAGAAAGAAAAGAGTGAAAGCTACTATTATAAAAACACCATTTTATAAAAAGCAATATAAAAATATAGAAAAATATAATTTAAATAAAGATGATAATAAAATTCAAAATGACAATCAGATAAATCAATTCTCATATATACCAACTACAAGCGAAGATAAAAAAATAATGTTAGCTAGTATAGGATTAAGTTCAGTAGATGAATTATTTCTAGATATACCGAGTGAACTAAGATTAAATAGAAGCCTAAACTTAGAAAGTGCTAAAAGTGAAATAGAAGTAAGTAAATGTATAAATAAATTAGCAAATAAAAATAAAAACTTAAATAATTTAACGTGTTTCCTTGGAGCCGGAGCGTACGATCATTATATTCCATCAATTATAAATCATATAACTTCAAGAAGTGAATTTTATACAGCCTATACACCATATCAAGCGGAAATAAGTCAAGGTACATTACAAGTAATATTTGAATTTCAATCAATGATAGCAGAACTTACAAAAATGGAAATAGCTAATGCATCTATGTATGATGGAGCAACAGCAGCGGTAGAAGCTTGTTTAATGGCTGTAGGTCAAACTAAACGTAAAAAAATTATTGTACCTAAGACTGTTAACCCAGAATGTAGAAAAGTATTACAAACTTATATGCAATTTAATAAATGTGAAATAGTTGAAGTGGATTTTTGTAATGAATATGGGATTACAGATATTAATAAATTAAGAGAAAACGTAAATAAAGACACAGCTTGTGTTTTAATACAAAATCCTAACTTCTTTGGGATAATAGAAGAAATGGAACAAATAGAAGAAATAGTTCATAAAAATAAAGCTCTCCTTATTATGAGTGTTGATCCTATATCTTTAGGAATACTAAAATCTCCAGGTGAAATAGGTGCGGACATCGTAGTTGGTGAAGCTCAGTCATTAGGTAATCCTCTAAACTTTGGTGGACCATATGTTGGATTTATGGCAACGAAATCTAAATACACAAGAAAAATGCCAGGGAGAATAGTAGGAGAAACTATAGATAGTGATGGAAATAGAGCCTATGTATTAACTTTACAAACTAGAGAGCAACATGTAAGAAGAGAAAAAGCAACATCTAATATTTGCTCAAACCAAGCTTTAAATGCATTAACAGCATCAATTTATATGGCTGTAATGGGAAAAGAGGGATTTAAAGAAGTATCAAGTCAATGTATTAAAAAATCACATTATGCATACAATCAATTGATATCAAGTGAAAAATTTAAACCTGTATTTAAAGGAAAATTCTTTAAAGAATTTTTGTTAAAGTCAGTAGACAATATAGATGAAGTTAATGATAAGTTATTAGAAAATAATATATTAGGTGGATATAACGTAGAAAATGAATATTCAGATTTAAAAAATACAACATTACTTTGTGTTACAGAAAAAAGAACTAAGCAAGAAATTGATAAGTTAGTTGAAGTTATGGAGGGAATGTAA
- a CDS encoding C-GCAxxG-C-C family protein, with the protein MIKEANKEEAKIKKIEEVRSIAEGYFIRGEFFCSEAVVKTINDLLGKPFDDDVTKLASGFPIGIGKSGCVCGAVSGGVMALGMSYGRCHGEAMHEEMFTHSADLHNHIKGIYKSTCCRVMVKDYEFQSPERKAHCVKITGEVAAFIAEKLIDNNKIEL; encoded by the coding sequence ATGATAAAAGAAGCAAACAAAGAAGAGGCTAAAATTAAAAAAATAGAAGAGGTAAGAAGTATAGCAGAAGGGTACTTTATAAGAGGAGAATTTTTTTGTTCAGAAGCTGTTGTAAAAACTATTAATGATTTATTAGGTAAACCATTTGATGATGACGTAACAAAATTAGCATCTGGATTCCCAATAGGAATAGGAAAATCAGGTTGTGTATGTGGAGCAGTAAGTGGAGGAGTTATGGCTTTAGGAATGTCATATGGTAGATGCCATGGTGAAGCTATGCATGAAGAAATGTTTACACATTCTGCTGATTTACACAATCATATAAAAGGGATATATAAAAGTACTTGTTGCAGAGTTATGGTTAAAGACTATGAATTCCAATCTCCTGAAAGAAAAGCACACTGTGTAAAAATAACTGGTGAAGTTGCTGCATTTATAGCAGAAAAGCTAATAGATAACAATAAAATAGAATTATAA
- the gcvPB gene encoding aminomethyl-transferring glycine dehydrogenase subunit GcvPB, whose amino-acid sequence MIEYNKTLIEISKISRKAYSLPKLDIEDINISDLIEEKNLRKEKLNLPEASELDIARHYTLLSNKNFGVDTGFYPLGSCTMKYNPKINEDMANNTSFTNIHPYQSTNTVQGSLELMYNLSKSLGEITGMDEVTLQPAAGSHGEFTGLMMIKAYHENRGDFKRTKVIVPDSSHGTNPASASMAGFKIVQIESDKNGAVDIEKLKEALDEEVAALMLTNPSTLGLFEKNIKEIAGLVHNIGGLLYYDGANMNAIMGITRPGDMGFDVVHLNLHKTFSTPHGGGGPGSGPVGVKKELIPFLPVPIVERNEDEYVLNYNKPKSIGKVKNFYGNFGVLVKAYTYILTMGKEGLKEASQVAVLNANYLKEKLKEYYYLPIDTVCKHEFVLGGICKGHSEVKTMDIAKRLLDYGYHPPTVYFPLIINEAIMIEPTETENLETLNGFIDTMAQISKEAKSNPEIVKTAPHNTVVKRVDEAMAVKSPILTWHNK is encoded by the coding sequence ATGATAGAGTACAATAAAACATTAATAGAGATATCTAAAATTAGTAGAAAAGCATACTCACTTCCTAAGCTTGATATAGAAGATATTAATATAAGTGATTTAATAGAAGAAAAAAATTTAAGAAAAGAAAAACTAAATTTACCTGAGGCTAGTGAGTTAGATATAGCAAGACATTATACTCTACTTTCAAATAAAAACTTTGGAGTAGATACGGGATTTTATCCATTAGGATCATGCACTATGAAATATAACCCTAAAATAAATGAAGATATGGCTAATAATACATCATTTACAAATATTCATCCATATCAATCAACTAACACAGTACAAGGATCCTTAGAATTAATGTACAATTTATCAAAATCTTTAGGTGAAATAACAGGAATGGATGAAGTAACCCTACAACCAGCAGCGGGATCTCATGGAGAATTTACAGGCCTTATGATGATAAAGGCTTATCATGAAAATAGAGGAGATTTTAAAAGAACCAAAGTTATAGTTCCAGACTCATCTCATGGAACAAATCCGGCAAGTGCTTCTATGGCAGGATTTAAAATAGTCCAAATAGAATCAGATAAAAATGGAGCAGTTGATATAGAAAAATTAAAAGAAGCTTTAGATGAAGAAGTAGCTGCATTAATGCTTACAAACCCAAGTACTCTTGGATTATTTGAAAAAAATATTAAAGAGATTGCAGGCTTAGTCCATAATATAGGAGGGCTTTTATATTATGATGGAGCAAATATGAATGCAATTATGGGTATAACACGACCTGGCGATATGGGGTTTGATGTGGTTCATTTAAATCTCCATAAAACATTTTCAACTCCTCATGGAGGTGGAGGACCTGGGAGTGGACCAGTAGGAGTAAAAAAAGAATTAATACCATTTTTACCAGTGCCTATAGTTGAAAGAAATGAAGATGAATATGTATTAAATTATAATAAACCTAAATCAATAGGAAAAGTTAAAAACTTCTATGGAAATTTTGGTGTATTAGTAAAAGCATACACTTATATATTAACTATGGGAAAAGAAGGATTAAAAGAAGCTAGTCAAGTTGCAGTTTTAAATGCTAATTATTTAAAAGAAAAGTTAAAAGAATATTATTACTTGCCAATAGATACAGTATGTAAACACGAGTTTGTCCTAGGGGGAATATGCAAAGGCCATAGTGAAGTTAAAACTATGGATATAGCAAAAAGATTATTAGATTATGGATACCATCCACCTACAGTATATTTCCCTTTAATAATAAATGAAGCAATTATGATAGAACCAACAGAAACAGAAAATTTAGAAACTTTAAATGGATTTATAGATACAATGGCACAAATATCAAAAGAGGCTAAGTCAAATCCTGAAATAGTTAAAACTGCCCCACATAATACTGTTGTAAAAAGAGTAGATGAAGCTATGGCAGTAAAATCGCCAATACTTACTTGGCATAATAAATAA